A window of the Trichoderma asperellum chromosome 6, complete sequence genome harbors these coding sequences:
- a CDS encoding uncharacterized protein (EggNog:ENOG41) produces MPSAIPFRRRDPGVTAQTAAFNDIVFPKIYEEAWGSSDPNSSDKRTDFDRARIFLMRIANMTPDPLIIQELRSIVSNPQNKTIQALATAIQHRIFGNSHGSFATTPLMQSVRFMLLKSRVPELILSDRTRSVVDFFFDPTLERNLNPLPTGEVSVYKYVPGRLKVAIIGGGPTALASAIAIAEKGAGNVEVHMYEKRWIEKQLPNGEIVVDYPPTARRRDQVVTLQDSVTSLLSKASYQALFAGRPERVWPGSANIQIRKVEDRFLKRVQDPEFQGLVFLHCEGVTREDLAKVGDFHVLLGADGAASWVRQSYFHGYENERGRSYALGLAFDRPAGLPWSQSLNVFLTLGQTRYLLNASDHDGRGYLNMQLTEEEWHKMLSVDGQPVHFGRPGCFRKPDGSIPEGFEPSQVFAPSEDRSSPLWTSISDGLKLFGFKDEEVINVVRIPIVVQAVREGVQLLPPQDSINVKRPHALVAVAGDAAMTVHFWPGRGLNSGIKAGLSLGDELVHALNSGKFIGMPISAMKEYNDFILKLQGREHDKRSIPILNQSGSPEMLGWLLQKANSVPDAVAIEWLIGAMTQIADRLQRRDDWSYDYVENVEPQLRIVLRQLAPLTLKEMAVSFPWPTREMAGAEVLPIRSMKAEEKQKWLNNLWGLLRDEKSKDGRAAPPPPQNGDKPTSSARFEAPKGGKARPASLMPPNRESLDSGPGSLRRSNATQSVRHSRNLSVPGEGAARARSPSPGGEVSISRMLTVHKKPPSSVLGDALSLALFRVEDQ; encoded by the coding sequence ATGCCTTCTGCTATCCCTTTTCGCAGGCGCGATCCAGGCGTAACCGCCCAGACGGCCGCTTTCAACGACATCGTCTTCCCCAAGATCTATGAAGAAGCCTGGGGCAGCTCCGACCCCAACTCATCAGATAAACGAACTGATTTCGATCGTGCTCGCATATTTCTCATGCGCATAGCCAACATGACGCCCGATCCATTGATTATCCAAGAGTTGCGCAGCATCGTTTCGAATCcgcaaaataaaacaatacaAGCTCTGGCTACTGCGATACAGCACAGGATATTTGGAAACTCACATGGCTCCTTTGCTACCACGCCCTTGATGCAGTCTGTGCGGTTTATGCTCCTCAAGTCTCGCGTGCCAGAGCTTATTTTGTCCGACCGAACAAGATCTGTCGTCGACTTCTTTTTCGATCCGACGCTAGAGAGAAACCTCAACCCTCTACCGACGGGCGAAGTATCCGTTTATAAGTACGTGCCGGGAAGGTTAAAGGTTGCTATCATAGGAGGTGGTCCTACTGCCCTAGCGTCAGCCATTGCGATCGCCGAGAAGGGCGCTGGTAACGTTGAGGTGCACATGTATGAAAAGCGCTGGATAGAAAAGCAGCTTCCCAACGGCGAGATTGTTGTCGACTATCCGCCTACTGCCAGGAGAAGAGACCAAGTCGTTACGCTTCAAGACTCCGTCACTTCCCTCCTCAGCAAGGCGTCGTACCAAGCGCTCTTTGCAGGCAGGCCAGAGCGAGTGTGGCCCGGTTCGGCCAACATTCAGATCCGCAAAGTAGAGGATCGATTCCTCAAGCGGGTGCAAGACCCAGAGTTCCAAGGCCTTGTTTTCTTACACTGCGAGGGTGTTACACGAGAAGACCTTGCCAAGGTCGGAGATTTCCACGTCTTGCTGGGCGCCGACGGTGCCGCTTCATGGGTACGCCAGTCGTACTTTCACGGATACGAGAACGAACGCGGAAGAAGCTATGCCTTGGGTTTGGCCTTTGATAGACCCGCTGGCTTACCGTGGTCACAGTCTCTCAACGTCTTCCTCACACTCGGACAGACACGCTACTTGCTGAACGCCAGCGATCACGATGGCCGAGGCTACTTGAATATGCAACTCACCGAGGAAGAATGGCACAAAATGCTTTCAGTCGACGGCCAGCCAGTTCACTTTGGTAGACCAGGCTGTTTCAGGAAGCCTGACGGAAGCATCCCCGAGGGTTTCGAGCCAAGTCAAGTATTCGCGCCATCTGAGGATAGGAGCAGCCCCTTATGGACATCAATCTCAGACGGCCTCAAGCTCTTTGGATtcaaggatgaagaagtcATCAACGTTGTACGCATCCCAATTGTTGTACAGGCCGTGAGGGAAGGAGTACAACTGCTGCCGCCTCAGGATTCTATCAACGTCAAGCGCCCCCATGCTCTAGTCGCCGTGGCAGGCGACGCTGCAATGACGGTACATTTCTGGCCAGGGCGTGGTCTAAATAGCGGCATCAAGGCCGGTCTATCTCTAGGAGACGAGCTTGTCCACGCATTGAACAGCGGGAAGTTTATTGGCATGCCAATCAGCGCTATGAAAGAGTATAACGACTTTATCCTCAAGCTCCAAGGACGAGAACACGACAAGCGGAGCATTCCCATTCTGAACCAGTCGGGCTCTCCAGAAATGCTCGGCTGGCTCCTTCAGAAGGCCAACAGCGTGCCCGACGCCGTAGCCATAGAGTGGCTGATTGGCGCCATGACGCAGATCGCAGACCGTCTGCAAAGAAGAGACGACTGGTCCTACGACTACGTCGAAAATGTAGAGCCGCAGCTGCGGATCGTGCTACGACAACTCGCCCCGTTGACTCTGAAAGAAATGGCCGTTAGCTTCCCCTGGCCGACGCGAGAAATGGCCGGCGCTGAAGTGCTACCCATTCGCTCCATGAAGgctgaagagaagcagaaatggCTAAACAACTTGTGGGGCCTCTTGcgagatgagaagagcaaagatgGCCGtgccgctcctcctcctcctcaaaaTGGGGACAAGCCTACATCATCCGCGAGATTCGAAGCTCCTAAGGGTGGCAAAGCTAGGCCAGCGTCCCTCATGCCTCCCAACCGCGAGAGTCTCGACAGCGGACCAGGTAGCTTAAGGAGGAGCAATGCCACGCAAAGTGTGCGGCACAGTAGAAATCTCAGCGTCCCGGGAGAAGGCGCAGCGAGGGCCAGATCACCATCGCCGGGTGGTGAGGTCAGCATAAGCAGGATGCTGACCGTTCACAAGAAGCCGCCATCGTCGGTTCTGGGAGATGCGTTGTCGCTGGCTTTGTTCCGAGTGGAGGATCAGTGA
- a CDS encoding uncharacterized protein (EggNog:ENOG41), protein MAVDILFQSPTVITGDESAEPFVADVLVSGGLIAKIGAPGSIDAPSTTRRIEAKGHVLSPGFIDMHAHSDLYLLSHPDHEAKISQGCTTEVVGQDGISYSPIRNVDQLRAIREQIAGWNGNPTDEECRTTLSGVGMFEWQTVGEYLDCLERNKTATNVATLVPQGNLRLLACGPCDTPASPEEIEDQIQLLREAMAQGAVGMSSGLTYTPGMYASTSELASLCEALAKEFPGAFYAPHHRSYGFQAIESYAEMLGLGESTGCPIHLTHATLNFSENKGKAPILISMIDKSLEKGIDVTLDTYPYLPGCTTLAALLPSWASSGGPSETLKRLADPETREKIRVAVEVTGCDGGHGIPTNWDEIQVGATSEPSLASYSGRRVAEIAKSLGKPASEVFFELLLKDKLATSIIMHVGNEENVRDIMQHRVHMSGSDAILHGKTLHPRAYGTFPRYLGHYSRDLSLIPLPAMIAHLTSRPAKRLSVYPFRGLVAEGSAADLVLFDPEAIRDMATYDEPKLPCKGIRYVLVNGQVALDEGKMTGARGGKTLRRGSDGKVKARDE, encoded by the exons ATGGCTGTGGATATCCTCTTCCAATCACCGACCGTCATTACTGGCGATGAATCCGCTGAGCCCTTCGTGGCCGATGTGCTCGTGTCAGGCGGCCTAATTGCCAAAATTGGTGCTCCAGGCTCTATTGATGCTCCCTCGACTACGCGGCGAATTGAGGCAAAGGGCCACGTCTTGTCTCCTGGATTCATCGATATGCATGCTCATTCCGACCTTTACTTGCTCTCACACCCTGATCACGAAGCAAAAATCAGCCAAGGGTGCACG ACCGAAGTCGTTGGCCAAGACGGCATCTCTTACTCCCCAATACGCAATGTAGACCAGCTGAGAGCAATTCGAGAACAAATTGCGGGTTGGAACGGCAATCCCACTGACGAAGAATGCCGCACCACGCTCAGTGGAGTTGGCATGTTTGAGTGGCAGACTGTGGGAGAGTACCTGGACTGCTTGGAGCGTAACAAGACAGCTACAAATGTTGCCACTTTGGTGCCGCAAGGCAATTTGAGATTGCTGGCGTGCGGTCCTTGTGACACGCCTGCATCGCCTGAAGAGATAGAGGACCAAATCCAGCTATTGCGAGAGGCAATGGCTCAGGGTGCTGTCGGCATGTCTAG CGGCCTGACTTACACACCCGGCATGTACGCTTCAACATCTGAGCTTGCCTCTCTCTGCGAAGCACTTGCAAAAGAGTTTCCCGGTGCATTTTATGCACCTCATCATCGCAGTTATGGGTTCCAGGCTATTGAGAGCTATGCTGAAATGCTAGGGCTAGGAGAGTCCACAGGATGCCCTATTC ACCTCACTCACGCTACTCTAAACTTTTCAGAAAACAAGGGCAAAGCTCCAATCCTTATATCCATGATTGATAAGTCACTCGAAAAAGGGATCGACGTAACGCTGGATACATATCCTTATCTCCCCGGCTGCACAACTCTAGCCGCCCTGTTGCCGAGCTGGGCTTCCTCAGGCGGACCCTCCGAAACGCTGAAGAGGCTGGCAGACccagagacaagagaaaagatCCGTGTAGCAGTTGAAGTAACAGGATGCGATGGAGGCCATGGCATCCCAACAAACTGGGATGAGATCCAAGTCGGTGCCACAAGTGAACCATCCTTAGCATCTTACTCCGGTCGCAGGGTGGCAGAGATTGCCAAGTCACTGGGAAAACCGGCCAGCGAGGTGTTTTTTGAACTTTTACTCAAAGATAAGCTGGCGACCAGCATCATAATGCACGTTGGTAATGAAGAAAACGTGAGGGACATTATGCAGCATCGGGTGCATATGTCGGGCAGCGATGCGATTTTGCATGGCAAGACGCTTCACCCACGCGCATATGGAACATTTCCTCGCTATCTAG GCCACTACTCGCGAGACCTATCGCTGATTCCTCTGCCCGCCATGATTGCGCATCTAACCTCGCGCCCAGCTAAGCGTCTCTCTGTCTACCCGTTCCGTGGACTCGTCGCCGAAGGATCAGCTGCCGACCTTGTGCTGTTCGACCCGGAGGCCATCAGAGATATGGCAACGTATGACGAGCCCAAGCTGCCGTGCAAAGGTATCAGGTATGTGTTAGTGAATGGTCAGGTGGCTCTCGACGAGGGTAAGATGACGGGTGCACGGGGGGGTAAGACGCTGAGACGAGGTAGCGATGGAAAAGTGAAAGCCAGAGATGAGTAA
- a CDS encoding uncharacterized protein (EggNog:ENOG41), which translates to MAITQDIVYHGNCHCGRYCFQVSAPNITSAISCTCSLCTKKGYLWLVPAEGSFTVVRDEGCLTEYRTSTLADKFCNYCGSGVVGKHLSGSLQGQFLINIRTLREPYVNPFKLESISTTSAFESKDEARVRGSFPRQSMETTANHLFSCHCGDVRAKFVGSVEAEELKEDNCSKCVRTAYIGIYPSKDAVRMYGRDRVFEYLTGGKFTGATYCKTCGVHVFSNIYGPPISVFDKLPAEKKERALAVYHKNMSIQPLNVRAMNDLDLDAIRSLIKREDEGTEGYNLDLP; encoded by the exons ATGGCTATAACCCAGGATATTGTGTATCATGGAAATTGCCATTGCGGCCGTTATTGTTTCCAAGTCTCAGCGCCAAATATAACTTCCGCAATCTCTTGCACTTGCAGCCTCTGTACGAAGAAAGGGTATCTTTGGCTGGTTCCAGCGGAAGGATCTTTTACGGTTGTAAGAGATGAAGGCTGCCTCACAGAGTATCGCACCTCTACACTAGCAGACAAG TTTTGTAATTATTGTGGGAGCGGGGTAGTGGGCAAGCATCTTTCAGGCTCGTTACAAGGCCAATTCCTGATCAATATCCGAACTCTTCGAGAGCCATACGTCAATCCTTTCAAACTTGAGTCAAT ATCTACGACGAGCGCATTTGAAAGCAAAGACGAGGCTAGAGTGCGTGGTTCATTTCCACGTCAGTCTATGGAGACGACTGCGAATCATTTATTCTCATGTCATTGTGGCGATGTTCGAGCTAAATTTGTTGGCTCAGTAGAAGCTGAGGAGCTAAAAGAAGATAATTGTAGCAAATGTGTAAGG ACGGCGTATATTGGTATTTACCCATCTAAAGATGCCGTTAGAATGTACGGTCGGGATCGAGTCTTCGAGTACCTTACTGGCGGCAAATTTACTGGAGCTACATACTGCAAAACCTGTGGCGTTCATGTCTTCAGCAACATATATGGCCCTCCCATAAGCGTCTTTGACAAACTTCctgcagagaagaaagaaagagctTTAGCCGTGTATCATAAGAATATGTCGATCCAGCCGCTAAATGTGCGAGCAATGAACGACTTGGATTTGGATGCTATTCGGTCGTTGATTAAGCGGGAAGATGAGGGCACAGAGGGCTATAACTTGGATCTGCCATAG
- a CDS encoding uncharacterized protein (SECRETED:SignalP(1-18)~EggNog:ENOG41~CAZy:GH92) → MFSWAMLGMFAQILSAGALPTQDEDLSVYVNPFIGTAGPDGTGANSGDTFPGVSVPFGVVKLGPDTTEMNPNTNAFAGYTPDGNVTAFTCFHECGIGGASKYGVVGHMPLTTLSGVNVLDNTTYQQPRVSVDRASVGYYRSDLANGVTVELTASQHAGFFQYTYPENTDRVILLDVSHNLPSLAEFVKSQSYSNGQIEVKDGGRRVQGWGVWRGGSEYKIYFCNDFEPTPSSWQYFSGPWNAPDKPPSPSTSVTWGNASTNPNGVQGGPEGDDTGDRVGAVFNFPAITAVVKSKTGVSFISVEKACAFQKEIPSWTLNDTVKTTKKVWNDDVFSKISINEPSRNETRLTLFYSALYRMHQMPSDRTGENPIWNSTEPYYDDYYTLWDTFRCLNSFYLLVQPQRGVGMIRSLIDIWRHVGFMPDGRSGNHNGKVQGGSNADNVLADAYVKGFKDGINWNDGYKAVWTDAEVVPPPNNDPEDATCTDNQGRCGLPDWINLGYVSTNFSSSISLTVEYSLNDFSVSQIAKGIAPNDFQKYLNRSGNWKNLWNSAINQYGTSGFLCPCYPNGTMITIGPQDESYTTEGHPWEYTWTVPFDMQSLIEKMGGVNATEKRLDLMFVTNLRTTGLGVGVGPGTTLFNPGNEPSFGTPFLYNYLPGRQYKAVNQSRVNIDENYFAGSNGLPGNSDAGAMDSWMLWQMLGLYPVVTQPVYLILAPWFEDISVSVGGSYTLRIKAQGLSNSSFFVQSLRVNGKPWNKSWLEHSDIAKGGLLEFVLGPEPKSWDTGDVPPSPGHQ, encoded by the exons ATGTTCAGTTGGGCGATGCTGGGTATGTTTGCCCAGATTTTGAGTGCCGGCGCATTGCCGACTCAAGATGAAGATCTATCTGTCTATGTGAATCCCTTTATTGGTACCGCTGGACCAGATGGTACGGGCGCTAATTCAGGCGATACTTTTCCGGGTGTTTCCGTGCCTTTTGGAGTTGTGAAACTTGGGCCGGATACCACGGAGATGAATCCAAATACAAACGCTTTTGCTGGGTACACACCAGATGGGAATG TCACTGCCTTTACCTGCTTTCATGAGTGCGGCATAGGAGGCGCCTCCAAATACGGTGTCGTCGGACACATGCCACTTACAACTCTGTCAGGCGTTAATGTCCTCGACAATACCACTTACCAGCAACCCCGTGTTTCAGTGGACAGAGCTTCTGTTGGGTACTACCGCTCCGACTTAGCAAATGGGGTCACAGTTGAACTCACTGCATCCCAGCATGCTGGATTCTTTCAATACACGTATCCAGAGAACACAGATCGCGTCATTCTTCTGGACGTATCGCACAACCTGCCATCTTTAGCAGAGTTTGTCAAGAGTCAGTCATACAGTAATGGCCAAATCGAAGTAAAAGACGGGGGCCGACGAGTGCAGGGATGGGGAGTTTGGAGAGGCG GATCTGAATACAAAATCTACTTTTGCAACGACTTTGAACCTACTCCATCCAGCTGGCAGTATTTCTCCGGGCCATGGAATGCCCCTGATAAGCCCCCAAGTCCTTCTACGTCGGTGACTTGGGGCAATGCATCAACGAACCCTAATGGAGTTCAAGGAGGTCCGGAAGGTGACGACACTGGAGACAGAGTTGGAGCAGTCTTTAACTTTCCAGCCATAACTGCAGTTGTCAAGTCCAAGACTGGTGTATCATTCATCTCAGTGGAGAAGGCTTGTGCATTTCAAAAAGAGATACCGTCTTGGACGCTGAACGATACAGTGAAAACTACCAAGAAAGTATGGAACGATGACGTTTTCAGCAAAATATCGATCAACGAACCGTCCCGGAACGAGACCCGTCTGACGCTCTTTTACTCTGCGCTTTACCGCATGCACCAAATGCCCTCTGATAGAACCGGAGAAAATCCAATCTGGAACTCCACAGAACCATATTATGACGACTATTACACCCTTTGGGATACTTTTCGCTgccttaatagcttttatctCTTGGTCCAGCCGCAACGTGGCGTTGGTATGATTCGGTCCCTCATTGACATCTGGCGACACGTTGGCTTTATGCCGGACGGTCGTAGTGGTAATCATAACGGCAAAGTGCAAGGCGGCAGCAATGCTGATAATGTTTTGGCCGATGCCTATGTCAAAGGATTCAAAGATGGAATTAACTGGAACGACGGATACAAGGCCGTATGGACTGATGCAGAAGTTGTCCCGCCTCCTAACAATGATCCAGAGGATGCAACTTGCACCGATAATCAAGGTCGCTGCGGACTCCCTGATTGGATCAACCTAGGTTATGTTTCAACGAATTTTTCGTCGAGTATCAGTCTCACAGTTGAATATTCTTTGAATGACTTTTCTGTGAGCCAAATAGCAAAAGGGATAGCGCCAAACGACTTCCAAAAGTATCTTAACAGATCAGG GAACTGGAAAAATCTTTGGAACTCAGCGATCAATCAATACGGCACGTCAGGTTTTCTCTGTCCTTGCTATCCCAATGGTACGATGATAACCATTGGCCCACAAGACGAATCTTACACGACTGAAGGCCATCCATGGG AATACACATGGACAGTTCCATTTGACATGCAAAGCCTCATTGAAAAAATGGGTGGTGTCAACGCAACTGAAAAGCGGCTAGACCTAATGTTTGTGACTAATCTTCGAACAACAGGTTTAGGTGTAGGAGTTGGTCCTGGCACAACTCTATTCAATCCCG GCAACGAACCAAGTTTCGGCACTCCATTCTTGTATAATTATTTACCAGGTCGCCAATACAAAGCCGTGAATCAGTCTCGCGTGAATATTGACGAAAATTATTTTGCTGGATCTAACGGCCTACCAGGTAATAGTGATGCTGGCGCTATGGACAGTTGGATGCTCTGGCAGATGCTCGGCCTGTATCCAGTTGTAACTCAGCCAGTATATCTAATCCTGGCACCATGGTTTGAGGACATCTCAGTTTCAGTCGGGGGCTCTTATACCCTCAGGATCAAGGCACAAGGGTTATCCAACAGCAGTTTCTTTGTTCAGAGCTTAAGAGTCAATGGTAAGCCTTGGAACAAAAGCTGGCTAGAGCATAGTGATATTGCAAAGGGCGGACTTCTCGAGTTTGTGTTAGGGCCTGAGCCAAAATCATGGGATACTGGAGATGTACCTCCAAGTCCGGGCCATCAATAG
- a CDS encoding uncharacterized protein (EggNog:ENOG41~TransMembrane:11 (o62-82i91-111o117-138i158-181o193-211i232-253o282-303i310-330o336-354i375-394o414-435i)): MMEPAIEVGVRRKTFFQTALPVFACGAGLFSDGYVNNVIGSVNTVLKLQYGDVYTSSNASKYVSDIAFVGTVVGQLFFGFLADRWSRSNSLLVSTIILIVFTALATGSYYHGDAVGMFNMLTAWRFFVGIGIGGEYPAGSVGCAETSGELKEGTRNRWFILFTNTMIDWGFVIGAFVPYVVAAATHDARLSTIWRTSLGIGVVFPFILFILRLRLEEPEEFSKESMRRKTPYLLVIRYYGLRLLAVSAVWFLYDFSTYAFGIYSSSILAGIYSKTAPLTTVFGWNTVINLFYIPGTMIGAFVSDYIGPKYTLIIGVCLQAIIGYIMAGVYDKISQHIAGFAVVYGIFLSFGEFGPGNNIGLLAAKTCATGVRGRYYGIAAAIGKIGAFVGTWVFPHIEAAGGDDPTKVAQYPFWVASSLALLSALITFLCIPNVGQDTITEEDRKFREYLESHGWDTSQLGLDSNKSDSNPTYNEEEHVVQKMQ; this comes from the exons ATGATGGAACCTGCCATTGAAGTCGGCGTGCGCCGCAAGACCTTCTTCCAGACGGCCCTGCCCGTCTTTGCTTGCGGCGCCGGGCTCTTCTCCGACGGCTACGTCAACAACGTCATTGGTTCTGTCAACACCGTCCTCAAGCTCCAATACGGCGACGTCTACACCTCGTCCAACGCCAGCAAGTATGTCTCCGACATTGCCTTTGTCGGAACCGTCGTTGGCCAGCTGTTCTTCGGGTTTTTGGCCGACCGCTGGTCGCGCTCCAACTCGCTGCTCGTGTCcaccatcatcctcatcgtcttTACCGCGCTTGCTACGGGTTCATACTATCACGGCGACGCTGTTGGCATGTTCAACATGCTGACTGCCTGGCGATTCTTTGTCGGTATTGGTATTGGAG GCGAGTATCCTGCGGGTAGCGTTGGCTGTGCCGAGACGAGCGGCGAGCTCAAGGAGGGCACCCGCAACCGTTGGTTCATTCTCTTCACCAACACCATGATTGATTGGGGCTTCGTTATCGGCGCATTTGTTCCCT atgtcgttgctgctgctacccatGACGCCCGCCTCAGCACCATCTGGCGCACTTCTCTCGGAATTGGTGTTGTTTTCCCCTTCATCTTGTTCATCCTCCGTCTTAGACTCGAGGAGCCCGAAGAGTTCTCCAAGGAGTCCATGAGGCGCAAGACGCCCTATCTGCTGGTCATCCGCTACTACGGTCTCCGACTGCTGGCCGTGAGCGCTGTTTGGTTCCTCTACGAT TTCTCGACCTATGCATTCGGCATCTACTCCTCGTCTATCCTGGCCGGCATCTATTCCAAGACTGCGCCCCTCACTACTGTTTTCGGGTGGAACACCGTCATCAACCTGTTCTACATTCCCGGAACCATGATTGGTGCCTTTGTTAGCGACTACATCGGCCCCAAGTACACCTTGATCATTGGCGTCTGTCTGCAGGCTATTATCGGCTACATTATGGCCGGTGTCTATGACAAGATCTCTCAGCACATTGCTGGCTTCGCCGTTGTCTATGGTATTTTCCTGAGTTTCGGAGAGTTTGGCCCCGGCAACAACATTGGTCTTTTGGCCGCCAAGACCTGCGCTACTGGTGTCCGTGGCCGTTACTACGGcattgccgctgccattggcaagaTTGGTGCCTTTGTCGGAACTTGGGTCTTCCCCCACATCGAAGCAGCTGGCGGCGACGATCCTACAAAGGTTGCTCAGTATCCCTTCTGGGTCGCCTCCTCTCTGGCGCTGCTGTCTGCTCTCATCACCTTCCTCTGCATTCCCAACGTCGGCCAGGATACCATCACTGAAGAGGACCGCAAGTTCCGCGAGTACCTCGAGAGCCATGGCTGGGATACTAGCCAGCTCGGCTTGGACAGTAACAAATCTGACTCCAACCCCACTTACAATGAGGAGGAGCATGTCGTGCAAAAAATGCAGTAG
- a CDS encoding uncharacterized protein (EggNog:ENOG41~TransMembrane:9 (o34-56i68-89o101-119i156-176o202-224i231-253o259-279i291-313o325-346i)) yields the protein MTRFSAQYFIPGADFIWGILTLAQYKVTNVHQLYIIRFFVGAAGSLFFPAIQWYLGCWYKRSELSRRGSLFFIASQIGSMSSGYIQSGAYTHLDGRYGIEGWRWLYIIFALLGFIVLPGHPDNCQPFILTSNDIQLAQERMAAENREPRKPMTLSVIKSVLTGWHFWVLVTFAFFFSQADGISSNSGLPLWLKAEGYSVKDINTITTVMPAVTIVASIICGVFSDIYDAKVSLIAITALLNILAGVLLAVWNIPNGLKFFAFFLSGSADGIAAVIYAWANEICAGNAEERAIVLSSMNTIGNTFGAWLPLFVWKTVDAPRYLIGYNWAIALDVCMLAMLFVLRSFWNREKIS from the exons ATGACTCGCTTCTCGGCACAGTACTTCATCCCCGGTGCCGATTTCATATGGGGCATACTCACCCTCGCACAGTATAAAGTCACAAATGTGCAccagctttatataattcgTTTCTTCGTTGGCGCCGCTGGCAGCCTGTTCTTTCCGGCTATTCAATGGTATCTTGGCTGCTGGTATAAACGCTCTGAGCTAAGCCGACGAGGATCCCTGTTCTTTATCGCCAGTCAAATTGGTAGTATGAGCTCGGGATATATACAAAGCGGCGCATACACACATCTTGATGGTAGATATGGCATTGAGGGGTGGCGTTGGCTGTATATTATTT TCGCTCTTCTTGGATTTATTGTTCTACCTGGCCATCCGGATAACTGCcaaccttttattttaacgAGCAATGATATTCAGCTAGCGCAAGAACGCATGGCAGCAGAGAATCGTGAGCCAAGAAAACCAATGACTCTGTCCGTCATCAAATCTGTTCTCACCGGCTGGCATTTTTGGGTTTTGGTAAccttcgccttcttcttttcgcagGCTGATGGCATTTCTTCTAATAGTGGTCTCCCACTGTGGCTCAAAGCTGAAGGATACAGCGTCAAGGATATTAATACGATAACTACGGTTATGCCTGCGGTGACCATTGTGGCTTCGATTATCTGTGGGGTTTTTTCAGATATATATGACGCCAAAGTGTCTCTTATCGCCATTACTGCGCTTCTCAACATTTTAGCAGGTGTACTTCTGGCAGTTTGGAACATTCCTAATGGTCTCAagttctttgccttcttcctATCAGGATCCGCAGATGGTATAGCGGCCGTTATATACGCATGGGCAAATGAGATTTGCGCCGGCAACGCAGAAGAGCGCGCGATTGTGCTAAGCAGTATGAATACTATTGGGAATACATTTGGCGCGTGGCTGCCATTATT TGTCTGGAAGACTGTTGATGCACCGCGATATCTCATCGGGTATAATTGGGCGATTGCACTTGATGTGTGCATGCTCGCCATGTTATTCGTGCTTCGGTCATTCTGGAATCGCGAGAAAATTTCATAG
- a CDS encoding uncharacterized protein (EggNog:ENOG41): MSFTRLVRFVPRGRQNSILIGEPLNSDIDVGKEVRNGHDVKVKVFSGTSVLDTGSETGVVESIDRILSPLSMSEVGAIRCIGLNYAKHAKEANLALPSVPVVFLKPATSLADPWPASTIIPSFSLVDDTADYESELCVVIGKPAKNVSEDDALSYVLGYTASNDISARKSQFEQSQWCFSKGFDTSCPIGPTLVSTCVIPDPSKLRIRGLKNGKVMQNSPLSDLIFSIPALVSWLSQGTTLPAGTIILTGTPSGIGMAMEPTGYLHEGDEFTVEILPHIGSLYSTIKNE; encoded by the exons ATGTCCTTCACTC GTCTTGTACGTTTCGTTCCGCGTGGGCGGCAAAACTCCATCCTCATCGGGGAGCCCTTGAACTCCGATATCGACGTCGGCAAAGAAGTCAGAAATGGCCACGATgttaaagtaaaagttttCAGCGGCACTTCGGTCCTGGATACTGGCTCAGAAACTGGTGTTGTCGAATCTATCGATCGCATTTTATCGCCACTATCCATGTCTGAAGTTGGCGCCATTCGGTGTATTGGATTAAAT TACGCAAAACATGCAAAAGAGGCCAATCTTGCACTGCCCTCTGTACCAGTTGTATTTCT AAAGCCAGCAACATCTCTCGCAGATCCATGGCCTGCATCGACTATTATCCCTTCATTCTCACTTGTCGATGACACAGCTGATTATGAATCCGAGCTATGCGTAGTAATTGGCAAGCCCGCTAAAAATGTGAGCGAGGACGACGCACTCTCCTACGTTCTAGGATACACTGCATCGAATGACATTTCGGCGCGAAAAAGCCAATTTGAGCAGTCGCAATGGTGTTTCAGTAAAGGCTTTGATACATCCTGTCCTATTGGCCCTACTCTGGTTTCCACATGTGTTATACCAGATCCAAGCAAACTTCGCATTCGTGGGCTCAAAAATGGCAAGGTAATGCAAAATTCACCACTTAG TGATTTAATATTCAGCATCCCTGCACTTGTCAGCTGGTTATCTCAAGGAACAACACTGCCCGCTGGTACAATCATTCTCACAGGAACACCATCAGGAATCGGTATGGCGATGGAGCCAACTGGGTATTTACATGAAGGCGATGAGTTCACAGTTGAAATTCTTCCTCATATTGGGAGTCTCTACTCTACAATTAAAAATGAATAG